The DNA region CCTCCCCCTCTACATCCCAGTGGGTCACGGTTTCCAGTCGCTAGGACCCGTATGGGTCCATGTAGtagtttgttttgggggggcACCGAGGTGTCCCCGGAGGGTCCCCTAGGCTGTGAGTTCgttggcagcagcaggcaggcaaggagactccacacggcttttGAGGGTGCTAATTAGAAGAGGGTTTATTAGgggtcccatccctgggagcatgGTGGTTActgagggggaaggggaaagggggagggagcgggagagggaaaaggagagCCTAGGGAAGGGCcaagaggggagaaaaaggggCTAAGGGAGGAGAAAGGCTAAGAGAACGCCTGATCTCACTTCCATGGTTTAAGAGGGAGAATGAAAATGGGTGTGGAATCAGACTtgtgccaatgggattacagatacatgatggttcagggcaggaccacaggcttgggatataccatacattttggaggggtgagacagagcatatcacttaaataaaatgcaatactacagGTCCAGACCAAGTGTGTTGTTCAGTTATTGTTTCACTCGCTGGCCACCGGATGTCATAGAGGTGGTCACAAcacaaagcagagaccacaagcaGTCTCAGATGGCAACTCTTTATTATTGAACATGGCTGATCTTTTATACACTTCCTAATTGTTTATACTACTTGTACCCTAACTGTTGGccacaataaatcaacatatcACCATTGGtgaaagttacagtgacttcagctaactttctaaaaatatttcatccaGCTGCAGAGTTCTCTTCTTATCTTTATTCATTTCCTCacttctcttggtctccttggttgCAGTCTTGGAGAGAGCtccttctcagcttcttcttgcttctcagcttctcactcctttagctaacaggcccgctgttagccccttccaaTCCATGGGTCTCCAAGGGGCTGGAATGAGGCCCTGTGGGTGTCCATCAGACTCTGGGCTTCCATGGGGCTGGaatggggctctgtggggctgggacacAATTCCATGGGTCTCTGTGGGTGCAATCCCCCCAGGTCTCCACACGAGGTTGCGAGTTTATGGCTGTGACCTCCTGTCTGACGGGAGCGTCCGTGGATTCAGTCAGGATGGCTACGACGGGCGGGATTTCATCTCCTTTGACCTGGAATCCGGGAGATTCGTGGCAGCCGACAGTGGTGCTGAGATCAccaggagacactgggaggggaCCGTGGCTGAGGCACGGATGAATTACCTGAAGCACACCTGCCCAGAATGGCTCCGGAAATATGTCAGATGTgggcagaaggagctggagcgCAAAGGTGGGAGCAGAAGTCTGTGGGTAAATGGGAATGGAGGACTTGGGAACACTAATTCCAGTGGGAATTCCATGGACAGAGCTCACTCCAATCCCATTCCAGTGGGAATTCCATGGGCAGAGCTCACCCTAATCATATTCTTGGGGAATTTCATGGGCAGATCTCaccccagtcccattcccatggAACTCTATGCGTGAATTCCACCATTATCCCATTCCAGAGCCCCCTGATGTCCATGTGTCTGGAAAAGAGGAACACGGGACGCTGATCCTGTCCTGCCACGCGTACGGATTCTACCCCAGCACCATCGCAGTCAGCTGGATGAAGGGGGATGATACCTTGGATCAGTGGCCGGAGTGGGGCGGGATCGTTCCCAACAGCCACGGCACCTTCCACACCTGGGCCAGGATCGAGGCGCTGCCGGAGGAGCGGGAGCTGTACCGGTGCAGGGTGGAGCATCCTGGAATGCTGGAGCCCGGGATCTTCGCATGGGGTGAGGCTGGGAGTGTGGGAATTAGGAATTCCCAAATGGGGAttcctctccccctcctcaCTGTCCCGTGTTTCCAGAGCCGACATCTGGTGGGAATCTCACCGTGGTGGTCGCTGTGTCCGTCATCGCTgccatcctcatcctcaccgTCCTCATCGGATTCGCTGTCTGGAGGCTCCAGTCTGGTAACACACGGGATGGGGGTCGGGAAGGGGCACGGATCCACCCGGTGCCATTCTGGGAATCCTGTGCCACCGACGCTGATCCCACTTTGTTTCCACAGGGAGGAGGGACAGGAAAGGATACAACCCGGCAGCCGGTGAGTTCCAGTGGTGGATCCAGCTCTGGATCCCCTCTGTGCAGATTCCAGGATGGATCCTGGGGTTAATCCCTGTGTGTGATCTGCGCTGGAATCTCAtggattttctctttctgcaggAAAGGACGTGGGAACCAACGGCTTGACCACAGGTAGGGAGCAGGATCGGGGTGGGATTCCAGAAGGGGATCAGGGCAGGATGGATGGACTGGGATCAGGGAGGGATTCCAGATCAGAGCAGGGTCCAGAGCAGGATCAGGTGGAATTGTAGAGTGGGATTGGGGCTGGATTCTGGAGCGGGATcaggagggatggatggagcagGATTGGTGTGGGAGGGATGGAGTGGGATCAGGGAGGGATTCCAGACAAGAATCTGGTGGGAGGGGATGGAGTGTGATCAGGAAGGGATTCCAGACAAGAATCAGGTGGGATGAAATGGAGCAGGATCAGTTGGGACTCCAGAGAAGAATTGGGGCAGGATGGATGGGGTGAAATAGGTTGGGATGGATGGATCAGGGTTGGGGCAGAGTGGGTGGAGTGGGATCAGGTGGGATGGATGGAGCAGGATTGCAGCAGGATTGGGGTGCGGtcaggagagcagctcctcctctccatGGGCTTCAGCCAGGTCCATCCTgtggaatggggacagggacagggtgacacTGTGACCCTCTCTCATCCCGACAGGAATCACCGCCTGAGCAATCCACAGAGCTGGATCTAGCCCCTTCCCTCTTCCCAGGAAAGCtgagagctgccagcagagctcatCCCGCTGCTCTCACCCACAGCTCTTGCTAATGGATCAGAGCTCATCCCACTGCTCCCACCCACCCCACAGCTCTTGCTAACGGATCAGTTTcctgttttccagtgttttgaaGGCAAGAACCACAAATATTCCCAATGCTTCACTTCTGGTGTGAAATTATCCTGCTTTGGGCAATAAATCCTGCTTTGGGCAATAAATTCAGGTTCCCTCCTCCAGTGTCTGGCAGTTCATCTCTGGGagccaggaatgggaatggtgtcactgggagcagggatggggacagcaggactgGGATGGGAACACCAGGAGCAGAATGGGGACTTGCCAGCCAcaccctgctcctcccctgggaTTAATTTCCCGCTCCGTGCCCCATGTCCGAGGTGTCCCCAGGAGGGTTTGGCTGCGTTGGGCTCCTGGAGGGGAAGTGCGATGGGGGGAGGGGTCAGGCCAGGCCTTGTTGTCCCCAGTAGTCCTTGAGTGTCCCAAAATCAGGGCTCGAGATCTCGGAGGGGCTCCCTAGCCATGACACGAGGACAAGATGGCCATGAGAGTGACCATGAGTGACACAACCCTGAGATGACTATGACCATGGGATGACCACAACTGTGACCATGACCATGAGATGACCATGACACAACCACAACCCAGACCATGAGATGGTTTGGACCAAGAGATGACTATGGGTTGGCCATAGCACAACCACGGCCTTGAGGTGACCCTGATGTGATCGTGGCCATGAGATGACCGTAAAGTGACAATGACATGACCGTGAGATGACCATTACAGTGAGACGACCCTGAGCATAAGATGATGGTGATCCGGAAATGACCATGACATGACCATGACCATGTGATGACCATAAGGTGATCATGACAGGGATGACCATGAGATTACCATGACACCACCATGGCCATGAAATGATGAAGGCCTTGAGATGACCATGACTGTGACCATGACATGATCTTGACCAAGAGGTGACCATGAGATGACCGCAATCGTCTCACACCATGGCTATGTGGTGATCAAGACCATGACGTGATCATGACCATGAGATGATCATGGCACAACCATGGCTGTGAGACAATTGTGACCATGAGGTGACTGTGAGATGACCATGACCATAAGGTGATGGTGATGACCACAACTGTGGGAAATAAGCCTTACAGAACAAGGACCTTTCCCCCCCTTTGTTCAATCCTGTTCACTTCTGTTCACTCTAGGAAGGTTCAGCTGTGTTTGGATGGCCAGAGAGTGGGTTGGTGGTCACCTTGTGTGTGAGACAATGATTGGTTGGGGAGATGCATGGACCACATGATCAGAGAGCTGATTGTGTCAAGGGACGTGTCAACAGCAACACTGCAGTAACAGGCAGCCACTGCGTGCTAATTTTGTTTAAGTTTGGGTTAAACTTGCTTAAGTTTGGGTTAAGTTTTATCATTGTGACCACTAGAAATAAAGGGATGGGACTATTTTCAAGCTAGGAACGATTTATTGCTCAGATAAATATCAGCCTCGGAGGCTGTGACATTTTAGAGGAGCAAGCTTTCAGCCATAGCTCAAGAGTAATCACAAGTTTCTTTGTTACAAGGCAATATATAACTTTTTTAACCAATAGACAGTTGCCACAgggtttattttacttttctaaCCTATCACCTTTACTTActtctgctgcactgcagataCTTTTATCCAATGGGCTTCTAACTCACAGGCACACATATGCTTTGTCACAACTTTTTTAAACTCTTGGCTTTTTCCATACAATCACACCCCCACATTATAAACCCTTCACTGTCTTACCCAATACAGTTTCTTACTTACTTAAGGCATATTCTCACCTATAACTATAGAAATACAAGtttatgatttttctgcttaatATCTGTGTATTGTATTTTTACATCAATCTAAGCTTCTTCTGAGGCTGCAGATCAAATCTTTCAGTGTCTGTGGaagtttctgtttttccaaTTTCCACAAAGTTTCAAGTATAAAAAGGCTCAGTTTGTTACAATAAATGATCTTTGGAGCAAGCAAGGAGGTTCATGTGTCTTCATTGACCATTGGTACACATGACCATGAGATGGCCATGACGATGACTCAGCTATGATCCTGACCTGGCCATGAGATGACCGTGTGATGACCATGACAGTGACCATGCCCATTAGGTGATCATGACCATGAGCATGACACAATGAGCATGAGATGGTGACCATGAGACGACCATGACCATGAGCATGAGATGATTGTGATCAAGGACGACCATGAACATGAGATGATGGTGATCAGGAGATGACCGTGACCATGACATGACTGTGGCCATGAGCTGACCACAAGATGATCATGACCATTTCACGACTGTGAGCATTTCATGACCATGATACAGCTGTGAGGTGATCAAGGTCATGAGGCAACCATGACTTAACCATGGCCATGGGGCCATAAAGACCATGAGATGAGCAAGAGATGACCATGGCCATGATACAGTAATGACCATGAGATGACCATAACAATGAGACAACCATGAGCACGAGATGATTGTGACCAAGAGATGGCCATGAGATGACCACAACACAATCATGGCCACAAGACCATTGTGACCATGACATGATCATGAGATGACCATGACCATGTGTTGACCATGACTGAGATAACCTCAACATGACCATGAGAGGATCAAGACCATGACATGAAAGTGACCATGAGATGGCCACAAGATGATTATGAGATGACCATGACCATGCAATGAGCATAACACAACCATAACCTTGAGATGACCGTGACCGTAATATCAACTTGACAGAACtatgaccatgaccatgaccatgacaTGACCATGACACGATCATGACCATGAAATGATGGTGATCAGGAAATGACCATGACCATGAAGTGACCATGAGATGAGTGTGACCAAGAGATGACCATGAGATGACCACAACACACCACAGCCATGTGTGCTCATGCTCATGACATGACTATGAGATGACCATTACAGTGACATGACCAAAACCAGAACCATGGCCACGATATGACCATGACATGACCACAACATGACCATGGCTGTGAGACAATCATGACCATGAGGTGACCATGAGCATCAGATTATGGTGATCAAGAAATGGCTGTGATCATGAGATAACCACAACCATGGCCCAACCACAGCTGAGAGATGACCATGATAAGACTGTGGCAAATGAGTTGAAGATGACATGATCATAAAATGATCATGACCATGGaatgaccatgaccatgacaCAACCATGACCATGGGGTGACCATTACAATGAGATAACCATGACTGTGAGATGACCAAGAGCATGTAATAATTGTGACCCAGAGAAAACCATGAGACGATCACAACACACCATGGCCACGTGTGATCATGATCATAACATGACTGTGAGATGACCATTACAGTGAGATATCCATGAGAATAAGATGATGGTCATCAGAAAATGACCATCACCATGAGATGGCCATGAGGTGAACAAAACCATGAGATGGTCATGACCATGACACAACCATGACCATAGGATGACCATTACAGTGAGATGACCATGAATGTGACCATGACAGGACCGTAACCATGAGATGACCATAAGCATGAGATAATTGTGACCAAGACATGACCACAATACAACCATGGCCATGTGATGAgatgatgccttaagttttagctttcatattttccagattttgtactgcattagtatataactctgaacttcatataaagtgttagcaagATCTCTTGTGAGTGACAGCGGGACTGGGGGGACACATGCCCCCCCCAAAATCAGCTTGGGGACAGAACGGGGGGTCCCAGCTGGGCCCGAGGCCacagggagaggctgcagccGGCGGCGGCtcaggagctctgtgggcagagAAAAGGGGGTGAGCCCGGGCTAGGGGCCCCGGGGGGAGCACACACGCTCCAGGGGAGGGCGAACAGGACACCCAGGACCCCCCCTCACCTTTTTGCACAGGTAGAAGCTGAGCCCCAGTGCCAGGAACATGAAGCCCAACACGGAGCCCCCAATCCCAGTCAGCATCTCGCTGTGGGTGGTGTCCAGCGGCATCTCTTGGCGGTGTGCAGGGGTCAGGACCCTCCAAAACTTCTCACAGACACCCCAAGCACCCTCCAAGCACCCTCCCAGTCACCCCCGGCCCACCCAGCACCCCCTGAAACCTCCCCTCAGtccctccccagcctccccaggaCCCACCAAAGCCCATTCTGTCCCTCTCAGGATCCCACAACACCAACACCCTCCCTGTTGCCCTCCACAGCCCCAGATTCCAAAACCCTCTCccagtcccttcccagcctcaCCAGGACTCACCCAGAACCCTCCCAGTCACTTCTCAGCACAACCAACCTCAACCCAACCCCGGCTTTGCCATTCCTGATCTtcttccagcccctccaggctcACTCAAACTCCCTCCCAGTTACACCCAGCACCCCCAAACTCTCTCCCAGTGCCCATCAGGACCCCCCCCCAACCCCATCCCACCCTCCCCAGCATCCTTCAAACCTTTTCTCAGCCCTTCCAGACCCACGAGCAACTCTCCCAGTTGAAACCAGGCTCTCTCCAACTctctcccagttgctcccagcacatcccagtgcCTCTCCCAGCACCCCCAGTGCTTGCCCCGTGCCCCAATGCTGGTTCAGGGGTGCTCCAGGCTGACGTGCTCcacctggcagctgcaggtgacCCCACACTGGGGGCAgtttccagcagcaccagcagctggtggcTCCAGTCCCCACTGGGAACCACATCGGTGGCCAGCACAgagagctcctgctggccctggaacCACCTCAGCTGGATGTGGGCAGGGTAAAAATCCATCACGGAGCAGAGCaggcggccggggccgggctgggagcTCGAGGGCACCAGCGAGATGGACACggtgggatgggcactgggagagagcagggacacactgggatcaggtggggggaactgggagagagaggggatATCGCCGGCTGGGAGTCTATGTACAAATCACGAACAGGACGGGACCGCTAGGAACGCGTcttgagctgttttattttccagcatcagtctcattacatggttatgacaatgggaagatgccagcagctcatatcccaggcagcagaccaagaacttaatgttacaacttactttataagttttttgaccaatcacacaaagcagaagcatattgacagtagttctatccaaccactATAAGCACATGTACttttggttaaaacaatgcttgcttatttcgaATGCAATACCtgtttgtaagccttaaaacacaatgcacagagctccattattaagcttagaacttcctaatatcttgctagatatacttttTTGCAGattagggagttattctagacAAGTGTTatacacagaccattgttccTTTGTCCTTACGTTTCTactttttacataatttttctgctaaCTTATTTTATGGCcactgcttagctctaatcacagttctgctgtctctgaggcctgcctttcacagctttcccaaaaccctctgattttatgaAT from Passer domesticus isolate bPasDom1 chromosome 26, bPasDom1.hap1, whole genome shotgun sequence includes:
- the LOC135286399 gene encoding class I histocompatibility antigen, F10 alpha chain-like → MRPCLHTRLRVYGCDLLSDGSVRGFSQDGYDGRDFISFDLESGRFVAADSGAEITRRHWEGTVAEARMNYLKHTCPEWLRKYVRCGQKELERKEPPDVHVSGKEEHGTLILSCHAYGFYPSTIAVSWMKGDDTLDQWPEWGGIVPNSHGTFHTWARIEALPEERELYRCRVEHPGMLEPGIFAWEPTSGGNLTVVVAVSVIAAILILTVLIGFAVWRLQSGRRDRKGYNPAAGKDVGTNGLTTGITA